The following proteins are co-located in the Clupea harengus unplaced genomic scaffold, Ch_v2.0.2, whole genome shotgun sequence genome:
- the LOC122128978 gene encoding LOW QUALITY PROTEIN: probable G-protein coupled receptor 139 (The sequence of the model RefSeq protein was modified relative to this genomic sequence to represent the inferred CDS: deleted 2 bases in 1 codon): MVIFRPNILTVIILSQLVLRRQKSSYNYLLALAVADILVLLLIVFMDFLLEDFILARPLPPGANKALQVLEFWAMHTSIWITVPLTVDRYVAVCHPLRYHSVSYPARTRRVITAVYAVGLLTAAPYYWWPELWHGAHQRTQEGVWEHVLVWAHCGAVYLLPCSVFFTLNAAIIHKLRGRRHCFRLRGYSTGKTTAILLVITSAFATLWAPRTAIILYHLYAAPPVAAETARTLHLLSDLANMLALLNSAVNFFLYCFVSRRFRRMAAGVLRAAFRCRGQCPAPAPVYAAAQSFSVTSSPWVSPDNSHCIRMFVYQPDRNTHPVRPVHLST, from the exons cCAACATCCTGACGGTGATCATCCTGTCCCAGCTGGTGTTGCGTCGGCAGAAGTCGTCCTATAACTACCTGCTGGCGTTGGCGGTGGCCGACatcctggtgctgctgctcatcGTCTTCATGGACTTCCTGCTGGAGGACTTCATCCTGGCGCGGCCGCTGCCGCCCGGCGCCAACAAggccctgcag GTGCTGGAGTTCTGGGCGATGCACACGTCCATCTGGATCACGGTTCCGCTGACGGTGGACCGCTACGTGGCCGTGTGCCACCCGCTCCGCTACCACAGCGTGTCGTACCCCGCACGCACCCGCCGCGTCATCACCGCCGTCTACGCCGTCGGCCTGCTCACCGCCGCACCCTACTACTGGTGGCCGGAGCTGTGGCACGGAGCACACCAGCGCACGCAggaagg TGTGTGGGAGCACGTGTTGGTGTGGGCTCACTGCGGGGCCGTGTACCTGCTCCCCTGCTCCGTCTTCTTCACCCTCAACGCCGCCATCATCCACAAGCTCCGCGGGCGACGCCACTGCTTCCGCCTCCGCGGCTACTCCACGGGCAAGACCACGGCCATCCTGCTGGTCATCACGTCGGCGTTCGCCACGCTCTGGGCGCCGCGCACCGCCATCATCCTCTACCACCTGTACGCCGCGCCGCCGGTCGCCGCGGAGACGGCGCGCACCCTGCACCTGCTCTCCGACCTGGCCAACATGCTGGCGCTGCTCAACTCCGCCGTCAACTTCTTCCTCTACTGCTTCGTCAGCCGCCGGTTCCGCCGCATGGCCGCGGGCGTGCTGCGCGCCGCCTTCCGCTGCCGG GGGCAGTGTCCCGCCCCGGCGCCCGTCTACGCGGCGGCCCAGAGCTTCTCCGTCACCAGCAGCCCCTGGGTCTCCCCCGACAACTCCCACTGCATCCGCATGTTCGTGTACCAGCCcgacaggaacacacaccccGTCCGCCCCGTCCACCTCtccacctaa